Proteins encoded within one genomic window of bacterium:
- the dinD gene encoding DNA damage-inducible protein D, which yields MENGGNNDGIQEQKSPFERIKRINDAGIEFWSSREFAVVLEYGDYRNFEGVIEKAKLACFNSGQRLDDHFVDVTEMIEIGKGGQRAVRTVLLSRYACYLAIQNADPKKEIVALGQTYFAVQTRRQELADEAIEDERRMLLREEMRRHNVQMADAAKNAGVVEPIDYAIFQNHGYMGLYGGLDQAAIHRRKDLKKSQKILDHMGSTELAANLFRATQAEEKLRRDRVQGKDSANKTHREVGAKVRQTIRELGGTMPEELPSVESIKKIVAKERKRLKKGESE from the coding sequence ATGGAAAATGGCGGGAACAATGACGGAATTCAAGAGCAAAAATCGCCATTTGAACGTATTAAGCGGATTAACGACGCTGGGATCGAATTTTGGTCGAGCCGCGAATTTGCGGTGGTCCTGGAGTACGGCGACTATCGCAATTTTGAAGGGGTTATCGAGAAGGCCAAGTTAGCCTGTTTCAACAGTGGGCAGCGCCTCGACGATCATTTCGTTGACGTCACCGAAATGATCGAGATCGGAAAGGGAGGACAGCGGGCCGTAAGGACAGTGCTGCTTTCAAGATACGCATGTTACCTCGCGATCCAGAACGCCGATCCCAAAAAAGAAATCGTCGCGCTGGGCCAGACTTATTTTGCCGTTCAGACGCGTCGACAGGAATTGGCGGATGAGGCGATCGAAGACGAGCGGCGGATGCTATTAAGAGAGGAAATGCGCCGGCACAATGTCCAGATGGCGGACGCGGCGAAAAATGCGGGTGTCGTCGAACCGATTGATTACGCGATCTTTCAAAATCATGGCTACATGGGGCTTTATGGCGGGTTGGATCAGGCGGCGATCCATCGTCGAAAAGACTTGAAAAAGAGCCAAAAAATCCTTGATCACATGGGCAGCACCGAACTTGCCGCCAATCTTTTTCGAGCAACCCAGGCGGAGGAAAAGCTTCGACGCGATCGCGTTCAAGGAAAAGACTCTGCAAACAAGACTCACCGTGAAGTCGGTGCAAAGGTCCGTCAAACCATTCGGGAATTGGGTGGTACGATGCCCGAAGAATTGCCCAGCGTCGAAAGCATCAAGAAGATTGTAGCCAAGGAGCGCAAGCGACTGAAAAAAGGGGAGAGCGAATAG
- the rpsI gene encoding 30S ribosomal protein S9: protein MSEDVTKVEEKPAPATRVRKEGAAKAKPAAKLRGNGTGRRKAAVARVVLAPGSGKFVVNRKPLEEHFPRGTHQFVATQALALVERRDRYDIRVTVNGGGGTGQAGAVRLGTARALILLEPELRAALKKAGFLTRDAREVERKKYGQAKARKRFQFSKR from the coding sequence ATGTCCGAAGATGTGACCAAGGTGGAAGAAAAGCCGGCGCCCGCCACGCGCGTGCGCAAGGAAGGCGCCGCGAAGGCGAAGCCCGCCGCGAAGCTGCGCGGCAACGGCACGGGCCGGCGCAAGGCCGCGGTGGCGCGCGTCGTCCTGGCGCCCGGGTCCGGCAAGTTCGTCGTGAACCGCAAGCCGCTCGAGGAGCACTTCCCGCGCGGAACGCATCAATTCGTCGCGACGCAGGCGCTCGCGCTTGTCGAGCGGCGTGACCGCTACGACATTCGCGTCACCGTGAACGGCGGCGGCGGAACCGGCCAGGCCGGCGCGGTTCGCCTCGGCACGGCGCGCGCGCTGATCCTGCTTGAGCCGGAGCTTCGCGCCGCGCTGAAGAAGGCGGGCTTCCTCACGCGCGACGCGCGCGAGGTCGAGCGCAAGAAGTACGGCCAGGCCAAGGCGCGCAAGCGGTTCCAGTTCTCGAAGCGCTGA
- the rplM gene encoding 50S ribosomal protein L13, with amino-acid sequence MKTYSAKPGEVDQDWLVVDLDGKVLGRAATQIASALRGKNKPEFTPHVDCGDYVIVVNAEKVRLTGRKLDDKMYYRHSGYIGNLKSESARHLQARKPEEMVRLAVRGMLPKNDLGKRLLTKLKIYAGPEHPHEAQKPRPLSV; translated from the coding sequence CTGAAGACCTACAGCGCCAAACCGGGCGAAGTCGATCAGGACTGGCTCGTCGTCGATCTCGACGGCAAGGTCCTGGGACGCGCCGCGACGCAGATCGCGTCGGCCTTGCGCGGCAAGAACAAGCCGGAATTCACGCCACACGTGGACTGTGGAGACTACGTCATCGTCGTGAACGCCGAAAAGGTCCGCCTGACCGGCCGCAAGCTCGACGACAAGATGTACTATCGCCACTCGGGCTACATCGGAAACCTCAAGAGCGAGTCCGCGCGCCATTTGCAGGCGCGTAAGCCCGAGGAGATGGTGCGCCTGGCCGTTCGCGGCATGTTGCCGAAAAACGATCTGGGCAAGCGCCTTTTGACCAAGCTCAAGATTTACGCGGGTCCCGAACATCCGCACGAGGCGCAAAAACCGCGCCCGCTTTCCGTCTGA
- a CDS encoding HEAT repeat domain-containing protein, with amino-acid sequence MALFGPTHEKIERWSAERNAKKLLGALSSDDSTIRRAAAEALGRIPSPEVLDYCRKRANSTDQNERWTVTQILGFIGTPEAMKILETVQDPNSLWDEKIRAAKHSKDAKESE; translated from the coding sequence ATGGCCTTATTCGGACCGACTCACGAAAAGATCGAGCGTTGGTCGGCGGAGAGAAACGCAAAGAAACTGCTCGGCGCTCTCTCGTCCGACGACAGCACGATCCGCCGCGCGGCCGCGGAGGCGCTCGGCCGGATTCCCTCGCCGGAGGTGCTCGATTACTGCCGCAAGCGCGCGAACAGCACTGATCAGAACGAACGCTGGACGGTCACGCAGATACTCGGGTTCATCGGCACGCCGGAGGCGATGAAGATCCTCGAGACCGTGCAAGACCCCAACTCGTTATGGGACGAAAAAATTCGTGCCGCCAAGCATTCCAAGGACGCCAAGGAATCCGAATAA
- the coaE gene encoding dephospho-CoA kinase (Dephospho-CoA kinase (CoaE) performs the final step in coenzyme A biosynthesis.), producing the protein MARDSAPARGNTPKPSRFLRLGLTGGIASGKSEAARIFAELGLGVLDADAISREAVAPGSDGLALIRAAFGDGILTPAGELDRERMRAIAFSDPEKRAALEAIIHPRVFVAIAEGLRAFEAQGRPAGVVEAALLIEAGAREAFDAIVAVVAGRERQRERLLARSAWSPEQIEGVLAAQIDDAERKARADYVIRNDGTLDDLRVATITVWARICGEHGD; encoded by the coding sequence ATGGCGCGCGATAGCGCCCCGGCGCGCGGCAACACCCCAAAACCTTCGCGATTTCTGCGTCTTGGCTTAACGGGCGGCATCGCCTCGGGCAAGAGCGAAGCCGCGCGGATTTTTGCGGAGCTTGGCCTTGGGGTTCTGGATGCGGACGCGATTTCTCGCGAGGCTGTTGCGCCGGGGAGCGACGGGCTTGCCTTGATTCGCGCCGCGTTCGGCGATGGGATTCTCACCCCGGCGGGCGAGCTCGATCGGGAGCGGATGCGGGCCATCGCCTTTTCCGATCCGGAAAAACGCGCCGCGCTCGAGGCGATCATCCACCCGCGCGTATTCGTGGCGATCGCCGAAGGGCTGCGCGCGTTTGAAGCCCAGGGGCGTCCGGCCGGGGTCGTCGAGGCGGCGCTTCTCATCGAAGCCGGCGCGCGCGAGGCGTTCGACGCAATCGTCGCCGTCGTCGCCGGCCGCGAGCGGCAGCGCGAGAGGCTGTTAGCCCGATCGGCGTGGAGCCCGGAGCAAATCGAAGGCGTGCTGGCAGCGCAGATCGACGATGCGGAGCGTAAGGCGCGCGCGGACTACGTCATCAGGAACGACGGGACGCTCGACGATCTGCGCGTCGCGACGATCACGGTTTGGGCGCGGATTTGCGGGGAGCACGGCGATTGA
- a CDS encoding DUF2007 domain-containing protein produces MTKSSHPDPNDPRPIGPSSAGGGGFGEGAGRYLNYALVVAAVLLFYGAQAGHLPAEIGSLAAAILMAEMLWFAHTKLKPKAHEAGEASARREVLRTADPFEADRACAVLEAEGVRAIVLNRHSSTLEPIGAMEGLRVFVHEAQYEEAMEILEAYREELAADDDDEIDDEEER; encoded by the coding sequence ATGACCAAATCCTCTCATCCCGATCCCAACGATCCAAGACCGATCGGGCCGTCGTCCGCGGGCGGCGGCGGGTTTGGCGAGGGCGCGGGGAGGTATCTCAACTACGCCCTCGTCGTCGCGGCGGTGCTGCTTTTCTACGGGGCGCAGGCGGGGCATCTGCCCGCGGAAATCGGGTCGCTCGCGGCCGCGATCCTGATGGCGGAGATGCTGTGGTTCGCGCACACGAAGCTGAAGCCGAAGGCGCACGAGGCCGGGGAGGCGTCGGCGCGGCGCGAGGTTTTACGCACGGCCGATCCGTTCGAGGCCGACCGCGCGTGCGCGGTACTCGAGGCGGAGGGGGTGCGTGCGATCGTGCTGAACCGGCATAGCTCGACGCTCGAGCCGATTGGCGCCATGGAAGGGCTGCGCGTGTTCGTGCATGAAGCGCAGTACGAAGAGGCGATGGAGATTCTGGAGGCGTATCGCGAGGAACTTGCCGCGGACGACGACGACGAAATTGACGACGAGGAGGAACGATGA
- a CDS encoding PHP domain-containing protein, which yields MNIDLHTHSRYSHSSSLPVEFLIEQGKRPENPVIVCTDHCDDHAVDRLREALPETIIVPAIEVDAIEADLLVFSTNVAYIHKLCAFRGSILDMPREDETAIVWAHPSVSQRTDLRGFDFPAEGPWANEQEEFISRLVRHVDALEVYNGTMLSLAACGLVNPLYFKNLAYLAERYDLARTGGSDAHEVETWHKVWTVFPADVRNAADVIGAIKRRETRPDYDQSFFSTNGAR from the coding sequence TTGAATATCGACCTTCACACGCACTCGCGCTATTCGCATTCGTCGAGCCTGCCCGTGGAATTTCTGATCGAGCAGGGCAAGCGGCCGGAAAATCCGGTTATCGTCTGTACCGATCATTGCGACGACCACGCGGTCGATCGGCTGCGCGAGGCACTCCCGGAAACCATCATCGTCCCGGCCATCGAGGTGGACGCCATCGAGGCGGATTTGCTCGTGTTTTCGACGAATGTCGCCTACATCCACAAGCTCTGCGCGTTCAGGGGATCGATCCTGGACATGCCGCGCGAGGACGAAACGGCGATCGTGTGGGCGCATCCGAGCGTCAGCCAGCGTACGGACCTGCGCGGCTTCGATTTCCCGGCCGAGGGGCCGTGGGCGAACGAGCAGGAGGAGTTCATCTCGCGGCTCGTGCGTCATGTGGACGCGCTCGAGGTGTATAATGGAACGATGCTATCGCTCGCCGCGTGCGGCCTCGTGAATCCGCTGTATTTCAAGAACCTTGCGTATCTTGCGGAGCGCTACGATCTGGCGCGGACGGGCGGTTCGGACGCACACGAGGTCGAAACCTGGCATAAGGTGTGGACCGTCTTTCCGGCGGATGTGCGAAACGCGGCGGACGTCATCGGCGCGATCAAGCGGCGCGAGACGCGGCCGGACTACGATCAGTCCTTTTTCTCCACGAATGGCGCGCGATAG
- a CDS encoding response regulator → MAKILVIDDDPVIRQIGKSYFTAKGHSVTIAIDGKDGMDKFKGDAFDIVITDLMMPNMHGYEVIDAIRATRQGASLPILLLTADRKEPGLDKYPRRGFEDDHVAKPFDIPDLEKKINVLLAEGKDRVQ, encoded by the coding sequence GTGGCAAAAATTCTCGTCATCGATGACGATCCCGTCATCCGTCAGATTGGCAAATCGTACTTCACCGCCAAGGGGCACAGCGTCACCATCGCCATTGACGGCAAGGACGGCATGGACAAGTTCAAGGGCGATGCGTTCGATATCGTGATCACCGACCTCATGATGCCCAACATGCACGGCTACGAGGTCATCGACGCGATCCGCGCGACGCGCCAGGGCGCCTCGCTGCCGATCCTGCTTCTCACCGCGGATCGCAAGGAGCCGGGCCTCGACAAATACCCGCGCCGCGGCTTCGAGGACGATCACGTCGCCAAGCCGTTCGACATTCCTGATCTGGAGAAGAAGATCAACGTCCTTCTGGCCGAGGGCAAGGACCGCGTGCAGTAG